From Rutidosis leptorrhynchoides isolate AG116_Rl617_1_P2 chromosome 3, CSIRO_AGI_Rlap_v1, whole genome shotgun sequence, a single genomic window includes:
- the LOC139901199 gene encoding F-box/FBD/LRR-repeat protein At1g13570-like, with translation MPKVAVGKKTCGVYMMKTQCLSSDIISSLPLNIIETILTFMPIRDAVKTSILSKKWRYCWMTMPKLIFDQNQVHGYNYNYRHSVKSKLVSAIFHVLFIHSGPTILEFKLPIIDLDLVTEFDAIILYLSRRTNVKDLIIYNSNNFYKLPNPFFSLQGLEYIRLRHCNFEPPVTFNGFNKLKSLWFENVQVSVKALQHFLSNCPLLEDMCLYLAVGGMPKKLPTWLHLRHVTLDLCLREHDVISSALCIIRSAPNLQRLNFMMNDNVNLPIQGSSMKLVDFQDGLSLTFDHLKHFEILISRNYVFMMEFVKLVMAKSPVLEIARTELKTNISVEEELKICKEMINLPFSRASPSSKLIIERPKTSSRRR, from the exons ATGCCAAAGGTTGCTGTTGGAAAAAAG ACTTGTGGAGTGTATATGATGAAAACTCAATGCCTAAGTTCGGATATAATCAGCTCCCTTCCTCTAAACATAATTGAAACTATTTTAACTTTTATGCCAATCCGAGATGCAGTGAAAACAAGCATTTTGTCAAAGAAATGGAGGTACTGTTGGATGACTATGCCCAAACTTATATTTGATCAAAACCAAGTACATGGCTACAACTACAACTATAGACATTCGGTGAAATCTAAGCTTGTCAGTGCGATCTTCCATGTTTTGTTTATACACAGTGGTCCGACGATACTAGAATTCAAGCTCCCTATCATCGACTTGGACTTGGTAACAGAGTTTGACGCGATCATACTTTATCTTTCAAGGAGAACTAATGTGAAAGATTTGATCATCTATAATTCAAACAACTTCTACAAACTACCCAATCCGTTCTTTTCCTTGCAAGGATTAGAATATATACGCCTAAGACATTGTAATTTTGAGCCTCCAGTGACATTTAATGGATTTAATAAATTGAAGAGCCTGTGGTTTGAAAATGTTCAAGTTTCTGTTAAAGCGCTTCAGCACTTCCTCTCGAATTGCCCACTACTTGAGGATATGTGTTTG TACTTGGCTGTAGGTGGTATGCCAAAAAAGCTTCCAACTTGGCTTCACCTAAGACATGTTACCTTGGATTTGTGCCTAAGGGAACATGATGTCATTTCATCTGCACTTTGCATCATCAGGAGCGCCCCAAATCTACAGCGACTTAATTTTATG ATGAACGATAATGTAAACCTTCCGATTCAGGGAAGTTCCATGAAGTTAGTTGATTTCCAAGACGGCTTGAGTTTGACCTTTGATCATCTTAAGCATTTTGAAATTCTAATATCTCGTAACTATGTGTTTATGATGGAATTTGTGAAACTCGTGATGGCTAAGTCGCCTGTACTAGAGATAGCACGAACTGAGCTTAAGACCAATATTTCTGTTGAGGAAGAACTGAAGATTTGTAAAGAGATGATTAATCTGCCATTTTCGCGTGCATCACCTTCATCAAAGTTAATTATTGAACGCCCAAAAACTTCTTCACGAAGGCGGTGA
- the LOC139901200 gene encoding F-box/FBD/LRR-repeat protein At1g13570-like: protein MPKVAVGKKVATCGVYMMKTQCLSSDIISSLPLNIIETILTFMPIRDSVKTSILSKKWRYCWMTMPKLIFDQNQVHGYNYNYRHSVKSKLVSAIFHVLFIHSGPTILEFKLPIIDLDLVTEFDAIILYLSRRTNVKDLIIYNSNNFYKLPNPFFSLQGLEYIRLRHCNFEPLVTFNGFNKLKSLWFENVQVSVKALQHFLSNCPLLEDMCLYLAVGGMPKKLPTWLHLRHVTLDLCLREHDVISSALCIIRSAPNLQRLNFMMNDNVNLPIQGSSMKLVDFQDGLSLTFDHLKHFEILISRNYVFMMEFVKLVMAKSPVLEIARTELKTNISVEEELKICKEMINLPFSRASPSSKLIIERPKTSSRRR, encoded by the exons ATGCCAAAGGTTGCTGTTGGAAAAAAGGTTGCT ACTTGTGGAGTGTATATGATGAAAACTCAATGCCTAAGTTCGGATATAATCAGCTCCCTTCCTCTAAACATAATTGAAACTATTTTAACTTTTATGCCAATCCGAGATTCAGTGAAAACAAGCATTTTGTCAAAGAAATGGAGGTACTGTTGGATGACTATGCCCAAACTTATATTTGATCAAAACCAAGTACATGGCTACAACTACAACTATAGACATTCGGTGAAATCTAAGCTTGTCAGTGCGATCTTCCATGTTTTGTTTATACACAGTGGTCCGACGATACTAGAATTCAAGCTCCCTATCATCGACTTGGACTTGGTAACAGAGTTTGACGCGATCATACTTTATCTTTCAAGGAGAACTAATGTGAAAGATTTGATCATCTATAATTCAAACAACTTCTACAAACTACCCAATCCGTTCTTTTCCTTGCAAGGATTAGAATATATACGCCTAAGACATTGTAATTTTGAGCCTCTAGTGACATTTAATGGATTTAATAAATTGAAGAGCCTGTGGTTTGAAAATGTTCAAGTTTCTGTTAAAGCGCTTCAGCACTTCCTCTCGAATTGCCCACTACTTGAGGATATGTGTTTG TACTTGGCTGTAGGTGGTATGCCAAAAAAGCTTCCAACTTGGCTTCACCTAAGACATGTTACCTTGGATTTGTGCCTAAGGGAACATGATGTCATTTCATCTGCACTTTGCATCATCAGGAGCGCCCCAAATCTACAGCGACTTAATTTTATG ATGAACGATAATGTAAACCTTCCGATTCAGGGAAGTTCCATGAAGTTAGTTGATTTCCAAGACGGCTTGAGTTTGACCTTTGATCATCTTAAGCATTTTGAAATTCTAATATCTCGTAACTATGTGTTTATGATGGAATTTGTGAAACTCGTGATGGCTAAGTCGCCTGTACTAGAGATAGCACGAACTGAGCTTAAGACCAATATTTCTGTTGAGGAAGAACTGAAGATTTGTAAAGAGATGATTAATCTGCCATTTTCGCGTGCATCACCTTCATCAAAGTTAATTATTGAACGCCCAAAAACTTCTTCACGAAGGCGGTGA